From a single Scomber japonicus isolate fScoJap1 chromosome 12, fScoJap1.pri, whole genome shotgun sequence genomic region:
- the LOC128369220 gene encoding acyl-coenzyme A thioesterase 2, mitochondrial-like: MASQIRVKLLPSTKCLFDDPVQVMVAGLKARQVVTMRARSISEKGVVFSSSATYRADDKGEIDLNKDPSLSGSYIGVEPMGLLRSMRADTLHKRFQINTSLNPYLVKFSVLEEEGEGRILAEETNERFLMGEGVTRLPIKEGNIRGVLFTPPGRGPFPAVLDLYTLGGGLSEKRASLLASRGFVVLTIAAFGFDDMPKRVKEVHLDYFEEAMQFLKNLDKVGSEGVGVLSLSKTGDIALSMATYLAGIDAVVWINGCSANTALPLYYKKNLLHPALMSDASKVIHTESGADIFKYCINDPMAEENWATLIPIEKAESHFLFVASEDDLNWDSKAYMDELVERLKRHGKENFECLCYPEAGHFLEPPYGPYCPSSFHWVAGKPAMWGGEPRSHTAAEVHMWKKIQVFFRSHLRCNATAKL; the protein is encoded by the exons ATGGCCTCCCAAATAAGAGTGAAGCTGCTGCCGAGCACCAAATGCTTGTTCGATGATCCCGTTCAGGTGATGGTGGCCGGGCTAAAGGCGAGGCAGGTGGTCACCATGAGGGCCAGATCCATCAGTGAGAAGGGAGTTGTTTTCAGCTCCTCGGCCACCTACAGGGCTGATGATAAGGGGGAGATCGACTTGAATAAAGACCCCTCACTGAGCGGGAGCTACATTGGGGTTGAACCCATGGGTCTGCTGCGGTCAATGAGGGCAGACACCTTGCACAAAAGGTTTCAAATAAACACATCACTAAACCCTTACTTGGTGAAGTTTTCTGTGCttgaagaggagggagagggcaGAATCCTGGCAGAAGAGACTAACGAGAGGTTTTTAATGGGAGAGGGAGTCACCCGGCTCCCAATCAAAGAGGGGAATATTCGTGGAGTCCTGTTTACTCCTCCAG GACGAGGTCCATTCCCTGCTGTCTTGGATCTGTATACTTTAGGGGGAGGTTTATCAGAGAAAAGAGCTTCTCTATTGGCCAGTCGAGGATTTGTGGTTCTGACTATAGCTGCGTTTGGCTTTGATGACATGCCGAAGAGAGTCAAGGAGGTCCATCTGGATTATTTTGAGGAGGCAATGCAGTTCTTAAAAAACCTTGATAAG GTGGGCAGTGAAGGAGTTGGTGTATTATCCCTTTCAAAAACTGGAGATATTGCACTTTCAATGGCCACTTACCTGGCAGGTATTGATGCTGTAGTGTGGATTAATGGCTGCAGTGCCAACACAGCTCTACCCCTCTACTATAAGAAAAACCTACTTCACCCTGCGTTAATGTCTGACGCCAGCAAAGTGATTCACACTGAGTCAGGGGCCGACATATTCAAGTATTGTATTAATGATCCTATGGCAGAGGAGAACTGGGCCACCCTGATCCCCATTGAAAAAGCAGAGTCCCATTTTCTCTTTGTGGCTTCAGAAGACGACCTCAACTGGGACAGCAAGGCTTACATGGATGAGTTGGTGGAGAGATTGAAGCGTCATGGGAAGGAGAACTTTGAATGTTTGTGTTACCCTGAAGCAGGACATTTCTTAGAGCCACCTTATGGACCCTACTGCCCCTCCAGCTTCCATTGGGTTGCAGGCAAGCCAGCCATGTGGGGCGGTGAGCCCAGGTCCCACACAGCAGCTGAAGTCCACATGTGGAAGAAGATCCAGGTGTTCTTCAGATCTCACCTGAGATGTAACGCTACAGCCAAGTTATAG